The window GTATTTAAGCCCACTCTCCTCTTAATAAAGCACTAAATTATTTATGTTCTCTTTTTCAAAAGAACACATTATTATCCGAATTGCCTGTGATCTGTCAAGTTCTTATCCATTCGTTCCTCCCAACTATCCATCCAATCCTCAACAACGCATGAAATGGTTGCCTCCCCTGTCCCTTCCAGAGTGTCATTCGCTGCGATGAGGACGAGAGCCACACAGCCACGATGTACTGCACGGTTTGCGCCACCCACTTGTGCGCCGACTGCTCGCAGCTCACCCACTCCACCCGCACCCTGGCCAAACACCGGCGGGTGCCCCTGGCGGACAAGCCCCATGAGAAGACGCTGTGTCCGCAGCACCAGGTCCATGCCATCGAGTTTGTCTGCCAGGAGGAGATCTGCCAGCCCGGGCCCctcatgtgctgtgtgtgtaaaGAGTACGGCAAGCATCAGGGACACAAGGTAACCCAAGCCGAAGGAGGATGCCTAAATGTATGACAACTGTTACGTCTCCAAGTGCTGTTTGTAATGGTACCGGTTGTTCGACTGCGGTCGTATTAATTTCTACTTGCCGATTGCGTCCTTCTGATAGCACGCGGTCCTGGAAGCAGAAGCCAATCAGATCCGTGCCTCCATCCTGGACATGGCCCACTGCATCCGTACGTTCACGGAGGAGGTGTCGGAGTACTCCCGGAAGCTGGTCGGGATCGTGCAGCAGATCGAAGGAGGAGAACAGATCGTGGAGGACGGCCTCGGCATGACCCACACGGAACATGTAAGAAGATAACAACTTGGCGCAGTACATGATCGAACGTCTTCAGATGTCCAAGAAGAGACATGGGCGGAAAACACATTTGAGTTGTAATCAGtgttaaggttttactgttttgAAATGACAATTGCTGGATTTGCTGGAAGTCAATTGCTGGAAGTCCAAGGAAACAGAATTGTATTTCCATAACAATAAACCATTATGAGTGGTTTATTGTAGTGTATGTTTCCTGAGGCTGTGTGCTATGTGCATTCCTGATGGACTCAGTCGTTTGTGGGTGTTCCCCAGGTCCCAGGCACTGCAGAGAGTGCGCGGTCCTGCGTACGGGCGTACTTTGCCGACCTCCACGAGACTCTGTGCCGACAGGAGGAGATGGCGCTCAGTGTGGTAGATGCCCACGTCAGGGAGCGACTCATCTGGCTCCGTCAGCAACAGGAGGACATGACCATTCTGCTTTCCCAGGTCTCCACGGCCTGCCTGCACTGTGAGAAGACGCTGCAGCAGGTAAGAGCCAAAATGGCAACTGCATAGCGACAAGAGCAGCGCTTCTCAACCATCTCAGTTCTGAGGACCACCTAATCAGTCAAAAGCTCGCAATTTAACAGCACATTGTGATACTTAATGTGTTAGTGCAGTGAGTGTAACAAATAAAAAGcggatttatatatatatatataaaaacatgattGCTTACAATGCCATTCATTAAATTCAAACCAAGTATAATtaaaatgaaagcaaaaaacatttcaaatagtttGTATATACAGTTTAGTTTACTGGATAATgttattctctttctcactctatCTAGGATGACTGCAGGGTGGTCCTGGCCAAGCAGGAGATCAACAGAAGGTTGGAGACTCTGCAgaaacagcagcagcagttcACTGAACTGGCTGACCACATCCAGCTAGACGCTGGTATCCCCGTCACATTCACTAAGGTAAAGCCCTCTGCTTC is drawn from Esox lucius isolate fEsoLuc1 chromosome 14, fEsoLuc1.pri, whole genome shotgun sequence and contains these coding sequences:
- the trim23 gene encoding E3 ubiquitin-protein ligase TRIM23 isoform X3 — encoded protein: MGDSGVWGLKKNFALLELLERLQNGASNQSGIAEDALKGMGESVIRCDEDESHTATMYCTVCATHLCADCSQLTHSTRTLAKHRRVPLADKPHEKTLCPQHQVHAIEFVCQEEICQPGPLMCCVCKEYGKHQGHKHAVLEAEANQIRASILDMAHCIRTFTEEVSEYSRKLVGIVQQIEGGEQIVEDGLGMTHTEHSFVGVPQVPGTAESARSCVRAYFADLHETLCRQEEMALSVVDAHVRERLIWLRQQQEDMTILLSQVSTACLHCEKTLQQDDCRVVLAKQEINRRLETLQKQQQQFTELADHIQLDAGIPVTFTKDNRVHIGPKMEIRVVTLGLDCAGKTTILFKLKQDEFMQPIPTIGFNVETVEYKNLKFTIWDVGGKHKLRPLWKHYYLNTQAVVFVIDSCHRDRLMEAHSELAKLLTEKELRDALLLIFANKQDVPGAVSVEEMTELLSLHKLCCGRSWHIQGCDARSGAGLHEGLDWLSRQLVAAGVLDVA
- the trim23 gene encoding E3 ubiquitin-protein ligase TRIM23 isoform X4, translated to MRTRATQPRCTARFAPPTCAPTARSSPTPPAPWPNTGVCQEEICQPGPLMCCVCKEYGKHQGHKHAVLEAEANQIRASILDMAHCIRTFTEEVSEYSRKLVGIVQQIEGGEQIVEDGLGMTHTEHVPGTAESARSCVRAYFADLHETLCRQEEMALSVVDAHVRERLIWLRQQQEDMTILLSQVSTACLHCEKTLQQDDCRVVLAKQEINRRLETLQKQQQQFTELADHIQLDAGIPVTFTKDNRVHIGPKMEIRVVTLGLDCAGKTTILFKLKQDEFMQPIPTIGFNVETVEYKNLKFTIWDVGGKHKLRPLWKHYYLNTQAVVFVIDSCHRDRLMEAHSELAKLLTEKELRDALLLIFANKQDVPGAVSVEEMTELLSLHKLCCGRSWHIQGCDARSGAGLHEGLDWLSRQLVAAGVLDVA